Proteins encoded within one genomic window of Sulfurovum sp. XGS-02:
- a CDS encoding DedA family protein has protein sequence MIHEIAQTIVSYIGDMGYWGIFLLMFLESTFFPFPSEIVMIPAGYLAFKGEMNLYLVVLAGIMGSVGGALFNYYLAIHFGRKFILRYGKYFFIKEETLDKLEAFFIKHGELSTFNGRLIPGIRQLISLPAGLARMNMVKFAFYSGLGAGIWVIVLVALGYLLGSNEALISEYLHSATLIALFCVVLITLFYIVRHKRRQKILED, from the coding sequence ATGATACACGAGATAGCCCAAACCATTGTCTCTTACATTGGTGATATGGGCTACTGGGGTATCTTTCTTCTTATGTTTCTTGAGAGTACCTTTTTCCCCTTTCCCAGTGAAATTGTAATGATACCCGCAGGGTATTTGGCATTCAAAGGTGAAATGAATCTTTATTTGGTAGTTTTAGCAGGTATCATGGGCTCTGTAGGCGGAGCACTTTTTAACTACTACCTGGCGATACATTTTGGAAGAAAATTCATCTTACGTTATGGAAAATACTTTTTCATCAAAGAAGAAACCTTAGATAAACTCGAAGCTTTTTTCATCAAACACGGGGAACTCTCCACATTTAATGGAAGACTCATCCCGGGTATACGCCAACTGATCTCTCTACCTGCCGGACTTGCACGTATGAATATGGTTAAATTTGCTTTTTATTCGGGATTGGGTGCTGGTATTTGGGTGATCGTTTTAGTGGCCTTAGGGTATCTGCTGGGCTCAAATGAAGCACTGATCTCTGAGTATCTTCACTCTGCCACACTGATCGCACTCTTTTGTGTCGTATTGATCACACTTTTCTATATCGTAAGACATAAAAGAAGACAAAAGATATTGGAAGATTAG
- the accA gene encoding acetyl-CoA carboxylase carboxyl transferase subunit alpha: MATYLDFESKIESIQEELVSAQAIENIEAVNKYQAELDKEVQKTYGSLSDFQKLQLARHPDRPYALDYIRLLMDDAYEIHGDRAFRDDPAILCYIGWINGQKTMLIGEQKGRGVKNKIKRNFGMPNPEGYRKALRAVKMAEKFDIPVLMLIDTPGAYPGLGAEERGQSEAIAKNLFEFASVKVPMVSVVIGEGGSGGALAIGVADKLAMMRYSVFAVISPEGCSAILWNDPSKVEAATKALKITPNYLLEHGLVDDVLDEPLIGAHRDKERAAEVLKKYFLESVQALRELSEDEMLDQRYKRLTAVGAFSE, from the coding sequence ATGGCAACTTATTTAGACTTTGAGAGCAAAATTGAATCGATACAAGAAGAGCTTGTATCGGCACAAGCCATAGAAAATATCGAGGCTGTAAATAAGTATCAAGCTGAGCTGGACAAAGAAGTACAAAAGACGTATGGTTCACTGAGTGACTTTCAGAAACTTCAACTTGCCCGCCACCCGGATAGACCTTATGCTTTGGACTACATCAGACTTTTGATGGATGATGCCTATGAAATCCATGGTGATCGTGCATTTAGAGATGACCCTGCTATCTTATGTTACATCGGTTGGATCAATGGACAGAAGACGATGCTTATCGGTGAACAAAAAGGACGTGGTGTTAAAAATAAGATCAAAAGAAACTTTGGTATGCCGAATCCTGAAGGGTACAGAAAAGCGCTGCGTGCAGTCAAAATGGCAGAAAAATTTGACATTCCTGTACTGATGCTTATAGACACTCCGGGTGCATATCCTGGGCTTGGAGCAGAAGAGAGGGGTCAGAGTGAGGCGATTGCTAAAAACCTGTTTGAATTTGCTTCTGTAAAAGTACCTATGGTCTCTGTGGTGATCGGTGAAGGTGGTTCAGGTGGTGCACTTGCTATCGGTGTTGCAGATAAGCTTGCTATGATGCGGTATTCTGTATTTGCCGTTATCTCACCTGAAGGGTGTTCTGCGATCTTATGGAATGACCCAAGCAAAGTAGAAGCTGCGACGAAAGCATTGAAGATCACACCAAACTATCTGCTTGAACATGGGTTGGTAGATGATGTACTGGATGAGCCTTTGATAGGTGCACATCGTGATAAAGAGAGAGCAGCAGAGGTACTGAAAAAGTATTTCCTAGAGAGTGTACAAGCACTAAGAGAACTTTCTGAAGATGAAATGCTTGATCAGCGCTACAAAAGACTTACTGCTGTCGGTGCATTCAGCGAATAG
- a CDS encoding beta-ketoacyl-ACP synthase II, which translates to MKRVVVTGLGMINSLGLDKESAFSAIIEGKCGIKNIEAFDTEKHAVSIAGEITDFDPLTVLDAKEAKKADRFIQLGLKAALEAMEDAKLSEDVDMERFGVASASGIGGLPNIEKNSVVCATKGPRRISPFFIPSSLVNMLGGFISIYQGLKGPNLSSVTACAAGTHAIGEAAKSIMVGTADKMLVVGAESAICEVGIGGFAAMKALSTRNDDPQTASRPFDSDRDGFVMGEGAAALVLESYEDAVARGATIYGELIGFGESGDANHITTPTMDGPLRAMKGAYKMAGEPKVDYVNAHGTSTPINDKNETAAIKELFGGKENCPPVSSIKGQVGHCLGAAGAIEAVVSLMAMRDGVLPPTINYTTPDENCDLDYVPNEARKADINIVMSNSFGFGGTNGVVIFKKI; encoded by the coding sequence GTGAAAAGAGTTGTAGTTACAGGTTTAGGGATGATAAATTCTCTAGGACTAGATAAAGAAAGTGCATTTTCTGCGATCATAGAAGGGAAATGCGGTATCAAAAATATCGAGGCATTTGATACAGAGAAACATGCTGTTAGTATCGCTGGTGAAATAACAGACTTTGACCCACTCACTGTACTTGACGCAAAAGAGGCAAAGAAAGCAGACAGATTTATACAACTTGGTCTTAAAGCTGCTTTGGAAGCTATGGAAGATGCGAAACTTTCGGAAGACGTAGATATGGAGAGATTCGGTGTGGCTTCTGCTTCAGGGATCGGTGGATTACCAAATATCGAAAAGAACTCAGTGGTATGCGCAACAAAAGGACCAAGAAGGATCTCTCCGTTCTTCATCCCCTCTTCTCTTGTGAATATGCTGGGTGGATTTATCTCTATCTATCAAGGACTTAAAGGACCGAACCTTTCATCAGTCACTGCTTGTGCTGCAGGTACACATGCGATCGGTGAGGCGGCAAAGTCTATCATGGTCGGTACGGCAGATAAAATGTTGGTCGTTGGTGCAGAGTCTGCTATTTGTGAAGTGGGTATCGGTGGATTTGCTGCAATGAAAGCACTCTCTACAAGAAATGATGATCCTCAGACAGCTTCTAGACCATTTGACAGTGATCGTGATGGTTTTGTCATGGGTGAAGGTGCCGCTGCACTGGTATTAGAGAGTTATGAAGATGCAGTTGCAAGAGGTGCGACGATCTATGGTGAACTGATCGGATTTGGTGAAAGCGGTGATGCAAACCATATCACTACACCAACGATGGATGGACCTCTTCGAGCGATGAAGGGTGCATATAAGATGGCAGGTGAGCCAAAAGTAGACTATGTCAATGCACATGGTACATCAACGCCGATCAATGACAAAAATGAAACAGCAGCGATTAAAGAGTTGTTTGGCGGCAAAGAGAACTGTCCTCCGGTAAGTTCTATCAAAGGTCAAGTGGGTCACTGTCTAGGTGCAGCAGGTGCCATAGAAGCAGTGGTATCTCTTATGGCTATGAGAGACGGTGTACTTCCTCCGACGATCAACTATACAACACCAGATGAAAACTGTGATTTGGATTATGTACCTAATGAAGCTAGAAAAGCAGATATCAATATTGTGATGAGTAATTCATTTGGTTTTGGTGGAACAAACGGCGTAGTTATCTTTAAGAAGATATAA
- the acpP gene encoding acyl carrier protein, with the protein MALFDDVKEVVVEQLNVSPDEVKEESKFVEDLGADSLDVVELVMALEEKFDIEIPDDQAEAIATVADAIKFIENV; encoded by the coding sequence ATGGCATTATTTGATGATGTAAAAGAAGTAGTTGTTGAGCAGCTAAATGTGAGCCCAGATGAGGTTAAAGAGGAATCTAAATTCGTAGAAGATCTTGGGGCTGATAGTCTTGATGTTGTTGAGTTGGTAATGGCACTTGAAGAGAAATTCGATATCGAAATCCCTGATGACCAAGCAGAAGCAATCGCAACTGTAGCTGACGCTATCAAATTTATCGAAAACGTATAA
- a CDS encoding TonB-dependent receptor has product MKKGIYLSLVCSVCLNAAEVELETINVATKVDTEVVKDVSGEDIKSADLGEALFKQSASVSLVRRSGVANDIILRGQKKDNINITIDGTKVYGACPNRMDPPVSHILTNNVDYIEINEGPFNVEDFGSLSGDVKIHTIKPEEEFAGELNLGLGSWGYQKGAFSLSGGTDTVKVLLSGSTEKSEQYEDGDRNDFSEQMEAAAVPMGTRYQPIHQDMDAYTKKTFMAKLFWDIAENQELRFSYTANRSDDVLYPSSKMDALYDDSDIYNAEYIAKDLGKYSKELNVQVYQSEVDHPMTTRYRVMADSNASASMQDGIWDSKRAMTSHLTTKMQGAKLKNSFDVDNHSVTAGLDYSIRNWDGRYYMDYNPMMTFPKSIDDADTKNMGVFMKDEISLDKLKLDLALRYDHTKITNNNSTQQDNTYNELTGYIFGTYQANESTKYFAGVGRSSRVPDARELYFISSKGKVIGTDNLQNTVNYEFDIGAEKQYENAMIKVKAFYSRLDDFIAYNSTLTHFENVDATIYGFDLGGSYIATDALYFDYGMSYQRGRKENPLGGQIDKDMPEIPPFKLNAAVNYDYDDTLKLKAEVIASDRWSDFDFDNGEQELDAYAVVNLKGTKAFGKNFELTVGVDNVLDKTYAVSNTYKDLTLLSTGTEGDVMLMNEPGRYFYTNIKYKF; this is encoded by the coding sequence ATGAAAAAAGGGATTTACCTCTCTTTGGTATGTTCAGTATGTTTGAATGCTGCCGAAGTAGAGTTGGAAACGATAAACGTAGCCACCAAAGTAGATACAGAAGTAGTGAAAGATGTAAGCGGGGAAGACATCAAGTCAGCCGATCTGGGAGAAGCGCTGTTTAAACAGTCAGCAAGTGTATCCCTTGTAAGAAGATCAGGTGTAGCGAATGATATCATCTTAAGAGGACAAAAGAAAGACAATATCAATATCACGATAGACGGTACGAAAGTCTATGGTGCCTGTCCTAACAGAATGGATCCACCGGTCTCTCATATATTGACAAACAATGTGGATTATATCGAGATCAATGAAGGTCCGTTCAATGTAGAAGATTTCGGTTCACTCAGTGGAGATGTAAAGATACATACTATCAAACCAGAAGAAGAATTTGCTGGAGAACTAAACTTAGGCCTCGGTAGCTGGGGGTACCAAAAAGGTGCATTCTCTTTGAGCGGAGGAACAGATACGGTAAAAGTTTTGCTCAGTGGTTCTACGGAAAAAAGTGAACAGTATGAAGATGGTGACAGGAATGATTTTTCAGAGCAGATGGAAGCGGCTGCAGTTCCTATGGGAACACGTTATCAGCCAATACACCAGGATATGGATGCGTATACGAAAAAGACATTTATGGCAAAACTTTTTTGGGATATCGCTGAAAATCAGGAATTAAGGTTCAGCTATACTGCTAACAGAAGTGATGATGTTCTTTATCCTTCTTCTAAAATGGATGCCTTGTATGATGATTCAGATATCTATAATGCAGAATATATAGCAAAAGATCTTGGTAAATACTCTAAAGAGTTGAATGTACAAGTCTATCAGTCTGAAGTGGACCACCCTATGACTACGAGATATAGAGTCATGGCTGATTCGAATGCTTCTGCAAGTATGCAAGATGGTATTTGGGATTCGAAGAGAGCAATGACATCTCACTTGACAACAAAGATGCAGGGGGCAAAACTAAAAAACAGTTTTGATGTAGATAATCATAGTGTTACAGCAGGGCTTGATTATAGTATCAGAAACTGGGATGGCAGATATTATATGGATTATAATCCTATGATGACATTCCCGAAAAGTATTGATGATGCAGATACCAAAAATATGGGTGTGTTCATGAAAGATGAAATATCATTAGATAAATTGAAACTAGACCTTGCACTTCGTTATGACCATACAAAAATCACTAATAACAATAGTACACAACAAGATAATACCTATAATGAACTCACAGGGTATATATTCGGGACATATCAGGCAAATGAGAGTACCAAATATTTTGCTGGAGTTGGTAGATCATCCAGAGTACCTGATGCCAGAGAACTTTATTTTATAAGTAGCAAAGGCAAGGTGATTGGAACAGACAACTTACAAAATACAGTGAATTATGAGTTTGATATAGGGGCAGAAAAGCAGTATGAAAATGCTATGATCAAAGTCAAAGCATTCTATTCTAGACTAGATGATTTTATTGCTTATAATTCTACTTTAACACACTTTGAGAATGTTGATGCAACGATTTACGGTTTTGATCTCGGTGGTAGCTACATTGCAACAGATGCACTCTATTTTGATTACGGTATGTCCTATCAAAGAGGCAGAAAGGAAAATCCTCTTGGTGGACAGATAGATAAAGATATGCCAGAAATACCACCATTTAAGTTGAACGCTGCTGTCAATTATGACTATGATGATACATTGAAATTAAAAGCAGAAGTGATTGCATCAGACAGATGGTCGGATTTTGACTTTGACAATGGTGAGCAAGAGTTGGATGCCTATGCGGTAGTTAATTTGAAAGGAACCAAAGCATTTGGTAAAAACTTTGAACTGACTGTGGGAGTGGACAATGTGCTGGATAAAACTTATGCAGTATCGAACACGTATAAAGATTTGACGCTTCTTTCTACAGGTACAGAAGGTGATGTAATGCTTATGAATGAACCTGGACGTTATTTTTATACAAACATAAAATATAAATTTTAA
- a CDS encoding energy transducer TonB — MSTKKIEEKTTQLCLCSFQPEVVSTVEQVEQEEIEEEKEIEKPIVEEEPVVEEEPVVEPKIIKEPIPEKAPEVKKEPAPEPVAEKVIPKPIVKEVKKKTKKKSAKKKQRRQKASSRKANITPAQKNQFLANIRNKINKHKSYPRIAKKRGMQGTVKVEFTILRNGNVGNISVSGPKVFHRSARNAVKSAFPIDTKNAPISLPKSINISLLYQIR; from the coding sequence GTGTCAACAAAAAAAATAGAAGAGAAAACGACACAGCTTTGTTTGTGTTCTTTTCAACCTGAAGTTGTTTCTACCGTAGAACAGGTGGAACAAGAGGAGATAGAGGAAGAAAAAGAGATAGAGAAACCTATCGTTGAAGAAGAACCTGTAGTTGAGGAAGAGCCTGTTGTAGAACCTAAGATCATAAAAGAACCGATCCCGGAAAAAGCACCTGAAGTCAAAAAGGAGCCTGCTCCTGAACCAGTAGCAGAAAAAGTGATACCTAAACCGATCGTAAAAGAGGTCAAGAAAAAAACGAAAAAGAAGAGTGCCAAGAAAAAACAGAGAAGACAAAAAGCTTCTTCACGAAAAGCAAATATCACTCCTGCACAGAAAAATCAATTTCTTGCGAATATCAGAAATAAAATAAACAAGCATAAGTCGTATCCTCGTATTGCAAAAAAGAGAGGTATGCAAGGTACGGTCAAGGTTGAATTCACTATTCTGAGAAATGGAAATGTAGGAAATATCTCTGTAAGTGGGCCCAAAGTATTTCACCGGTCTGCACGTAATGCTGTAAAAAGTGCATTTCCTATAGATACAAAAAATGCGCCTATTTCGCTACCAAAGAGTATAAATATTTCACTTCTCTATCAAATCAGATAG
- a CDS encoding DUF2202 domain-containing protein gives MKSSLLKSLLVSGLVLSIMGCGGSSSTIEEIVASDLPAEITDALDSPKSNLSQDLMNTLAYMGNEERLAYDVYNALYDQYGTEQFTKIATNGEHQHITAVQELIQKYKLSDDVNFTNIDLPALGYINTPIEEMDAGIYDIAAIQTLYDDLVAQGSASEIEALKVGCIIEVVDVNDLNRDIALAESEGATDIVTVFSFLRDGSYNHYWSFDKGLKNQGIAEGCCSLGSEYCHPEYPNIK, from the coding sequence ATGAAAAGTAGTTTACTCAAAAGTTTGTTGGTTAGTGGTCTAGTGTTGAGTATCATGGGATGTGGTGGATCTTCTTCGACCATTGAAGAAATTGTAGCATCTGATTTACCAGCTGAAATTACAGATGCACTTGATAGTCCAAAATCAAATTTATCTCAAGACTTAATGAACACATTAGCTTATATGGGTAATGAAGAAAGACTTGCCTATGATGTCTATAATGCTCTATATGATCAATATGGTACAGAACAATTTACGAAAATCGCAACAAATGGGGAACATCAACATATTACTGCGGTACAAGAGCTTATTCAAAAATATAAACTCAGTGATGATGTGAATTTTACGAATATTGATCTACCGGCATTAGGTTACATCAATACCCCTATAGAAGAGATGGATGCAGGTATATATGATATTGCAGCTATACAAACACTTTATGATGATCTTGTTGCACAAGGGTCGGCATCTGAAATAGAGGCGTTGAAGGTAGGATGTATTATTGAAGTTGTAGATGTTAATGATTTAAATCGCGATATTGCATTAGCAGAGTCTGAAGGTGCAACAGATATTGTTACCGTATTCAGTTTCTTACGTGATGGTAGCTACAATCACTATTGGTCATTTGATAAAGGGCTTAAAAATCAAGGTATTGCTGAAGGTTGTTGTTCTCTTGGTAGTGAATATTGTCATCCTGAGTACCCAAATATAAAGTAA
- a CDS encoding HAMP domain-containing sensor histidine kinase, whose product MRKEIIFGTVIYFVTMFTLLTAVYRFLGNWNITEFNFFIAGALVLLVAIGWGYVLSTLIFAPKKQMEDTLTSLTNDIIHELNIPLSTIKANTSMLKKTMEDEKSLKRIKRIEDASVRLKKLYDELVYSIHKEMHTIEKERFDLQSLIEERVEVFKDQKRNPFELNLEQYEIEVDKIGFEQMFDNIVSNAMKYSSKDAPILVTLNNHILSVEDQGVGMGTTELLRVHERYYQADDRKDGDGIGLALVKAYCDEEGIEIHFKSEKGVGTTVSLNMSKVHAT is encoded by the coding sequence ATGAGAAAAGAGATCATTTTTGGTACGGTCATCTACTTTGTGACTATGTTTACGCTGCTGACTGCAGTGTATCGTTTTTTAGGCAATTGGAATATCACTGAGTTTAATTTTTTTATCGCAGGTGCTTTGGTTTTGCTGGTGGCCATAGGATGGGGATATGTGCTCTCTACACTGATCTTTGCACCTAAAAAACAGATGGAAGATACACTGACTTCTTTGACCAATGATATTATTCATGAACTTAATATCCCTCTTTCTACGATCAAAGCCAATACATCCATGTTAAAAAAAACAATGGAAGATGAGAAGTCTTTAAAGCGTATCAAGCGTATAGAAGATGCCAGTGTAAGACTCAAAAAGCTCTATGATGAGTTGGTCTACAGCATCCATAAAGAGATGCATACGATAGAAAAAGAGCGGTTTGATCTTCAATCGTTAATTGAAGAGCGGGTTGAAGTATTTAAAGATCAGAAACGAAATCCTTTTGAACTCAATTTAGAACAGTATGAGATAGAAGTGGACAAGATAGGTTTTGAACAGATGTTTGACAATATTGTCTCCAATGCAATGAAGTACTCTTCCAAAGATGCACCGATACTTGTGACATTGAACAACCATATCTTAAGTGTGGAAGATCAGGGTGTGGGCATGGGAACCACAGAACTTTTACGTGTACATGAACGCTATTATCAGGCAGATGATAGAAAAGACGGGGATGGCATAGGACTTGCTCTGGTCAAAGCATATTGTGATGAAGAGGGCATAGAGATCCATTTCAAGTCGGAAAAAGGCGTTGGAACAACCGTGAGTTTAAATATGTCAAAGGTGCATGCTACTTAA
- a CDS encoding response regulator transcription factor translates to MARILVLEDDKLFNETLEDFLEEEGHILHCALDPYTALDLTYEHVFDLYLFDVNLPYENGFELLEKLRQSGDETPCIFITSREDKASLKEGFEKGGDDYIHKPVDLDELFLRIQAVLRRQVRSQIVQIGTYRFDILTKTLYQNDKALELSLKGSELLLTLLEGQGRVVPLEQIKERLWSSSEEASDGALRVYIAQLKKYFPTQIQNVRGVGYQMSIK, encoded by the coding sequence TTGGCACGGATACTGGTATTAGAAGATGACAAACTGTTCAATGAAACCCTGGAAGACTTTTTAGAGGAAGAGGGGCATATCCTGCATTGTGCTTTAGATCCTTACACTGCACTGGACCTTACCTATGAACATGTATTTGATCTCTATCTTTTTGATGTTAATCTACCGTATGAAAACGGTTTTGAACTTTTAGAAAAATTACGACAAAGCGGTGATGAGACCCCTTGTATCTTTATTACATCCAGAGAAGATAAGGCATCGCTAAAAGAGGGGTTTGAAAAAGGAGGGGATGATTACATCCATAAGCCTGTCGATCTGGATGAGCTTTTCTTACGTATACAGGCGGTGTTACGTAGACAGGTACGCAGTCAGATCGTACAGATAGGGACGTATCGGTTCGATATCTTGACAAAGACCCTGTACCAGAATGATAAGGCACTGGAGTTGAGTCTTAAAGGGAGTGAACTTCTTCTGACATTGTTGGAAGGTCAGGGACGTGTGGTTCCTTTAGAGCAGATCAAAGAGCGTCTTTGGAGCTCTTCGGAAGAAGCAAGTGACGGGGCGTTGAGAGTCTATATCGCGCAACTTAAAAAATATTTTCCTACCCAGATACAGAATGTACGCGGGGTAGGGTACCAGATGAGCATTAAATGA
- a CDS encoding small multi-drug export protein, which translates to MLYFYSIDQTEGILLKLDQSFLKHKEGQILLLGLMLLGGYFILVLLCAIFYSDYFQELLSITITNVIFGRMAGLSIGVASQMNTTFLVLFNFFIESIMVLILYPLFVFSWNKLDVLSYPPLSRYLERSKINAHKYEPLIKRYGVVGLILFVLTPFAMTGPVAGSFVGFLIGFRHRVTLAIVLTSTFVAINIWIYLIKNFEEELVAYSDILMIGVFIAIAVLLLWYFVKKNFR; encoded by the coding sequence ATGCTATACTTCTATTCCATAGACCAGACGGAAGGTATATTGTTGAAACTCGATCAATCATTTTTAAAACATAAAGAGGGGCAAATCTTGCTTCTTGGACTTATGTTATTAGGCGGCTACTTCATTCTTGTTTTACTTTGCGCTATTTTTTACTCAGATTATTTTCAAGAACTGCTCAGTATCACGATCACGAATGTCATATTTGGACGAATGGCAGGACTCTCTATAGGTGTTGCCTCACAGATGAACACTACTTTTCTTGTGCTCTTCAACTTTTTCATTGAATCCATTATGGTGCTCATCTTATATCCGCTCTTCGTCTTCAGCTGGAACAAGCTTGACGTCCTCTCTTATCCGCCACTTAGCCGATACCTGGAACGTTCTAAGATAAATGCCCATAAATATGAGCCCCTTATTAAACGCTACGGTGTTGTTGGACTCATTTTATTTGTATTGACACCTTTTGCCATGACCGGTCCGGTGGCGGGAAGTTTTGTAGGATTTTTGATCGGATTTCGGCATCGTGTGACTCTGGCTATTGTACTTACAAGTACCTTTGTTGCTATTAATATATGGATCTATCTGATCAAGAATTTTGAAGAAGAACTGGTCGCATACAGTGACATACTGATGATAGGTGTATTCATAGCTATCGCTGTATTGCTGTTGTGGTATTTTGTTAAGAAAAATTTTCGTTGA
- the fabG gene encoding 3-oxoacyl-ACP reductase FabG produces the protein MKFTGHNVLVTGASRGIGAEIAKRLANFGLKVWINYRSGEAEANAVKSAIEAEGGKAEVIGFDVSDDEAFVAAVKSIVETDGELAYLVNNAGITKDKLAMRMKTEEFMDVINANLTSTFIGCREALKVMGKKRFGSVVNISSIVGETGNAGQTNYSASKGGTIAMTKSFAIEAAPRNIRYNTITPGFIATEMTDVLKDEVKDAFTAKIPMGRFGEPKEVAEAVAFLLSDHSSYITGETLKVNGGMFM, from the coding sequence ATGAAATTTACAGGTCATAATGTTTTAGTCACAGGAGCAAGCAGAGGGATAGGTGCAGAGATAGCGAAAAGGCTTGCAAATTTTGGTTTGAAAGTTTGGATCAATTATCGTTCCGGAGAGGCTGAAGCAAATGCTGTAAAATCTGCCATAGAAGCTGAAGGTGGGAAAGCTGAAGTGATAGGTTTTGACGTAAGTGATGATGAAGCTTTTGTTGCAGCAGTGAAGAGCATCGTAGAAACAGATGGTGAACTTGCGTATCTTGTAAACAATGCAGGTATTACCAAAGATAAACTGGCGATGCGTATGAAAACGGAAGAGTTCATGGATGTGATCAATGCAAACCTCACATCCACATTCATAGGGTGTCGTGAAGCGCTCAAAGTGATGGGGAAAAAGCGTTTTGGTTCTGTGGTGAATATCTCTTCTATCGTAGGTGAAACAGGGAATGCAGGACAGACGAATTATTCGGCAAGTAAAGGCGGAACGATCGCGATGACAAAAAGTTTTGCGATAGAAGCTGCACCTAGAAACATCCGTTACAATACGATCACTCCGGGTTTTATCGCGACAGAGATGACGGATGTGCTTAAAGATGAGGTAAAAGATGCGTTCACAGCCAAGATACCAATGGGTCGATTCGGTGAACCTAAAGAGGTCGCTGAAGCCGTAGCATTTTTACTCTCTGACCACTCTTCTTACATTACAGGTGAGACACTGAAAGTGAATGGCGGGATGTTTATGTAG